Proteins from one Halovivax limisalsi genomic window:
- the lhgO gene encoding L-2-hydroxyglutarate oxidase, whose translation MTTYDVGIVGGGCIGCSIGYHLAAETSLDVCIVEKEHHLAAHQSGRNSGVLHPGFNYPPGSLKARFATEGTRRMKDYCERTGVPLDELGVLVLATDERERARLETIRAQATENGVPTELLESPGAIAEYEPHAAGEAALYCPAAASVDSQQYVYALAADAADAGVDVFTDAEVRDVRQRGETHHLETSIGPIRCSYLVNAAGLYADKLAHQLGVGEGYRVVPFRGEYYELVPAKRDLVRSMLYPTPDPELPFLGVHYTRRTDGSVIVGPNAVPAFGREAYRNTQFDLRELAETLGFPGVWKLFASRKMLGVGLAELRKSYRKAAFVAAANRLLPAAEADDFRKSYAGIRAQLVSRDGDLVADPMVAHGPRSTHVLNAVSPGLTSSLPFGEHVAGEVVDRMG comes from the coding sequence ATGACGACGTACGACGTCGGGATCGTCGGCGGTGGCTGCATCGGCTGTTCGATCGGCTACCACCTGGCCGCAGAGACGAGCCTCGACGTCTGCATCGTCGAGAAGGAACACCACCTCGCCGCCCACCAGAGCGGGCGCAACTCCGGCGTGCTCCACCCGGGCTTCAACTACCCGCCGGGGTCGCTGAAAGCCAGGTTCGCCACCGAGGGTACCCGCCGGATGAAAGACTACTGCGAGCGAACCGGCGTTCCGCTCGACGAACTCGGCGTGCTCGTACTCGCGACGGACGAGCGAGAACGCGCGCGTCTCGAAACGATTCGGGCCCAGGCGACGGAGAACGGCGTTCCAACGGAACTCCTCGAGAGCCCCGGGGCGATCGCCGAGTACGAGCCCCACGCCGCCGGCGAGGCGGCACTGTACTGCCCGGCCGCTGCGTCGGTCGATTCCCAGCAGTACGTCTACGCGCTCGCCGCGGACGCGGCCGACGCCGGCGTCGACGTCTTCACCGACGCCGAGGTCCGGGACGTCCGTCAGCGCGGCGAAACCCACCACCTCGAGACCTCGATCGGCCCGATCCGGTGTTCGTACCTCGTCAACGCGGCCGGGCTGTACGCCGACAAACTGGCCCACCAGCTGGGCGTCGGCGAGGGCTACCGGGTCGTCCCCTTCCGCGGGGAGTACTACGAGCTCGTCCCCGCGAAACGCGACCTCGTGCGATCGATGCTCTACCCGACGCCGGATCCCGAATTGCCGTTCCTCGGCGTCCACTACACCCGCCGGACCGACGGCTCGGTCATCGTCGGCCCGAACGCGGTCCCGGCGTTCGGCCGGGAGGCCTACCGCAACACCCAGTTCGACCTCCGGGAACTGGCCGAGACGCTCGGCTTCCCGGGCGTCTGGAAGCTGTTCGCCTCGCGAAAGATGCTCGGCGTCGGGCTCGCCGAACTGCGAAAGTCCTACCGCAAGGCGGCCTTCGTCGCCGCCGCGAATCGGTTGCTGCCCGCCGCTGAGGCCGACGACTTCCGCAAGAGCTACGCGGGGATCCGCGCCCAGCTGGTCAGTCGGGACGGCGATCTCGTCGCCGACCCGATGGTCGCCCACGGCCCGCGCTCGACGCACGTCCTGAACGCCGTCTCGCCGGGGCTGACGTCGTCGCTCCCCTTCGGTGAACACGTGGCGGGCGAGGTCGTCGATCGGATGGGGTAG
- a CDS encoding pro-sigmaK processing inhibitor BofA family protein — MSITGLELLVVLVVLAFAFGAYQIIRTVRPFIVNAVIGLLVILALSWFGYGVEITPLVVLVVAIGGVPGAVLVVLLAYAGLVFEPGTVAQLVIVS, encoded by the coding sequence ATGTCGATCACCGGGCTCGAACTCCTCGTCGTGCTGGTCGTCCTCGCGTTCGCGTTCGGCGCCTACCAGATCATCCGGACCGTGCGACCGTTCATCGTCAACGCGGTGATCGGCCTGCTCGTCATCTTGGCGCTCTCGTGGTTCGGCTACGGCGTCGAGATCACGCCGCTGGTCGTGCTGGTCGTCGCCATCGGCGGGGTCCCCGGCGCCGTCCTCGTCGTCCTGCTCGCCTACGCCGGCCTCGTCTTCGAACCCGGAACCGTCGCGCAGCTCGTGATCGTATCGTAG
- a CDS encoding nucleotidyltransferase domain-containing protein — protein sequence MDSPAESAHRRAAEAFVQATRERFDEEIEAIHLFGSVARGEERGADSDVDLLVVLSDETDNSRVTDAIRDHAYEIELEYGVVISLVVRTQSELDCDRNRPFVRTVTRTGQTLYG from the coding sequence ATGGACTCGCCAGCCGAATCGGCACACAGGCGGGCTGCTGAGGCCTTTGTGCAGGCGACGCGTGAACGCTTCGACGAGGAGATCGAAGCGATCCACCTCTTCGGGAGCGTCGCCCGGGGCGAGGAACGAGGCGCCGACTCGGATGTCGATTTACTCGTCGTGCTATCGGACGAGACGGACAACTCACGCGTAACGGACGCGATTCGCGATCACGCGTACGAGATCGAACTCGAATACGGCGTCGTCATCTCGCTTGTCGTCCGGACGCAGTCGGAACTCGACTGCGATCGGAATCGTCCGTTCGTCCGGACGGTAACCCGGACCGGACAAACGTTGTATGGGTAA
- a CDS encoding MarR family transcriptional regulator → MSIDRETFERSDEAELADVSATEQVLGFLAVNDDRAFKASEIAARTELDDGTVSTSLTRLKRRELVEHKGTYWAITSDDDRLARYDGYERATALFNDQLGPEDRSEWAEHAPDEPHPSLEVEDRDR, encoded by the coding sequence ATGTCCATCGATCGAGAGACGTTCGAGCGATCGGACGAGGCGGAACTGGCGGACGTCTCCGCGACCGAGCAGGTCCTTGGCTTTCTGGCGGTGAACGACGACCGCGCGTTCAAGGCGAGCGAAATCGCGGCGCGTACGGAACTCGACGACGGGACGGTGAGTACCAGCCTCACGCGACTCAAGCGTCGAGAGCTGGTCGAACACAAGGGAACCTACTGGGCGATCACGAGCGACGACGATCGCCTCGCCCGCTACGACGGCTACGAGCGCGCCACCGCCCTGTTCAACGACCAGCTCGGCCCGGAGGACCGATCTGAGTGGGCCGAGCACGCGCCCGACGAACCGCACCCGAGTCTCGAGGTTGAGGACCGTGACCGATAA
- the queC gene encoding 7-cyano-7-deazaguanine synthase QueC: protein MAGSSTPTDRDAADSPSRSAVVLASGGMDSATAAYEARDRGYDLHFLHTSYGQRTESKEYECARAQADELDATFHRVETDHLARIGGSSLIEGTGAGPDATDAGDVPDASDTGDAVPSTYVPFRNANLLSMAVAYAEATDCDEVFVGAHSEDHGGYPDCRPEFFAAFQRVVEAGTADDTEIAIEAPFVEASKTDIATRGLDLGVPYERTWSCYRDESPACGTCDSCARRLEAFQRVGERDPISYRERPEYA from the coding sequence ATGGCGGGATCCAGTACTCCCACCGACCGTGATGCCGCCGATTCACCCTCCAGGTCGGCCGTCGTCCTCGCCTCCGGCGGGATGGACAGCGCCACCGCCGCCTACGAGGCCCGCGACCGCGGCTACGACCTGCACTTCCTGCACACGTCCTACGGCCAGCGCACCGAGTCGAAAGAGTACGAGTGCGCCCGCGCGCAGGCGGACGAACTCGACGCGACGTTCCACCGCGTCGAGACGGACCACCTCGCCCGGATCGGCGGGTCGAGCCTCATCGAAGGGACGGGAGCGGGTCCCGACGCGACCGATGCGGGGGACGTGCCCGACGCGAGCGATACCGGTGACGCCGTGCCCTCGACCTACGTCCCGTTCCGCAACGCCAACCTCCTCTCGATGGCGGTCGCCTACGCCGAAGCCACCGACTGCGATGAGGTGTTCGTCGGCGCCCACTCGGAAGACCACGGCGGCTATCCGGACTGCCGCCCCGAGTTCTTCGCGGCCTTCCAGCGCGTCGTCGAGGCGGGCACGGCCGACGACACCGAGATCGCGATCGAAGCGCCGTTCGTCGAGGCCAGCAAGACCGACATCGCGACCCGCGGCCTCGACCTCGGCGTCCCCTACGAACGGACCTGGAGTTGTTATCGCGACGAGTCACCTGCCTGCGGAACGTGCGATTCGTGCGCTCGACGGCTCGAAGCCTTCCAGCGAGTCGGCGAACGCGATCCGATTTCGTATCGGGAGCGCCCCGAATACGCGTGA
- a CDS encoding 7-carboxy-7-deazaguanine synthase QueE has translation MPVELTPSESTESDTRARSESLPINELFYSLQGEGRLAGVPSVFVRTSGCNLRCWFCDSYHTSWEPTGDWRSVDAILEDIASHDADHVVLTGGEPLLHDAAVPLLERLDDCGYHVTVETNGTIYRDAPIDLASVSPKLASSTPTPDRPPAGTDDAERDDDADPDAVEPWTDRHEERRINLEALADLIDSYDAQLKFVVTGEADLPEITALLDRLRSRTDTPIPNSDVLLMPEGTTREQLDERRNAVAELAMDRGFRYTPRLHVDLWDDAAGR, from the coding sequence ATGCCGGTCGAATTGACGCCATCCGAATCCACGGAATCGGATACCCGCGCTCGGTCCGAGTCCCTCCCGATCAACGAGCTGTTCTACTCCCTCCAGGGCGAGGGGCGACTGGCGGGCGTCCCCTCGGTCTTCGTCCGGACCAGCGGCTGTAACCTGCGCTGCTGGTTCTGCGACTCCTATCACACCTCGTGGGAGCCGACGGGCGACTGGCGGTCCGTCGACGCTATCCTCGAGGACATCGCGTCCCACGACGCGGATCACGTCGTCCTGACGGGTGGCGAGCCGCTGCTCCACGACGCGGCGGTCCCACTCCTCGAGCGCCTCGACGACTGCGGCTATCACGTCACCGTCGAGACCAACGGGACGATCTACCGCGATGCGCCGATCGACCTGGCGAGCGTCAGCCCGAAACTCGCGAGCAGCACGCCGACGCCCGACCGTCCGCCCGCCGGCACCGACGATGCGGAGCGCGACGACGACGCGGATCCGGACGCCGTCGAACCGTGGACCGACCGCCACGAAGAGAGGCGAATCAATCTCGAGGCCCTCGCCGACCTTATCGACTCCTACGACGCGCAGCTGAAGTTCGTCGTCACCGGCGAGGCCGACCTCCCCGAGATCACCGCCCTCCTCGATCGGCTGCGTTCGCGAACCGACACCCCCATTCCGAATAGCGACGTCCTCCTGATGCCCGAGGGCACGACCCGAGAGCAACTCGACGAGCGGCGAAACGCGGTCGCCGAACTCGCGATGGACCGGGGTTTCCGGTACACGCCGCGCTTGCACGTCGACCTCTGGGACGACGCCGCGGGGCGATGA
- a CDS encoding 6-pyruvoyl trahydropterin synthase family protein, translating to MPLESIPQYSLPPQSLDATPRTLHIGCDSPIRISAGHRILHHEGKCSRPHGHNYEITAEITGHLTEEGWIVDKGDITGIISEWDHRFLVEEDDPLVDAFEASGDADALVVLPHPPTAEVMSVLLEDRLESELPDTVTEISVQVRETGELCAGGI from the coding sequence ATGCCGCTCGAATCGATCCCACAATACAGTCTCCCGCCCCAATCCCTCGACGCAACCCCCCGAACCCTCCACATCGGCTGCGATTCCCCGATCCGAATCAGCGCGGGCCACCGCATACTCCACCACGAGGGCAAGTGCTCGCGTCCGCACGGGCACAACTACGAAATCACGGCCGAAATCACCGGCCACCTCACCGAGGAGGGCTGGATCGTCGACAAAGGAGATATTACTGGAATAATCTCCGAGTGGGATCACCGGTTCCTCGTCGAGGAGGACGACCCCCTCGTCGACGCCTTCGAGGCGTCCGGCGACGCGGACGCGCTCGTCGTCCTCCCGCACCCGCCCACGGCGGAGGTCATGAGCGTCCTGCTCGAAGACCGCCTCGAGTCCGAACTCCCCGATACGGTTACAGAAATCTCCGTCCAGGTGCGCGAGACGGGCGAACTCTGCGCGGGAGGGATCTGA
- a CDS encoding type II toxin-antitoxin system death-on-curing family toxin has product MTADLDYPSADLVLDIHEQIVEEGDETEPGVRSVEAIESALQYVSEGFFGKRPGTIHEKAIHLMRLLVADHPFVDGNKRTALRTVVVFYLMNGYTFEYGDEMRALLHRFATDESAVDTETAVIYVRACARRNG; this is encoded by the coding sequence GTGACCGCCGATCTCGACTATCCGTCCGCCGACCTCGTTCTCGATATCCACGAGCAGATCGTCGAGGAAGGGGACGAAACGGAACCGGGCGTTCGATCGGTGGAAGCGATCGAATCCGCGCTCCAGTACGTTTCCGAAGGGTTCTTCGGTAAGAGACCGGGGACCATCCACGAAAAGGCTATTCACCTGATGCGACTGCTCGTTGCCGATCACCCGTTCGTAGACGGAAACAAACGAACGGCATTACGGACTGTCGTCGTTTTCTACCTGATGAACGGATACACGTTCGAGTACGGTGACGAAATGCGCGCACTGTTACATCGATTTGCGACGGACGAGTCCGCCGTGGACACGGAAACGGCGGTAATCTACGTCCGAGCCTGTGCCCGCCGTAACGGCTAA
- a CDS encoding DoxX family protein → MRPTTRQQSITNRPQVSNLLEDTDEQPEPDRIEKSPAVRLGRLLYGGVLGTMAVDGLRNADARAEYADAKGVPVPWLANVYAHLLLLTGAVGIALWRSPRAAATAVVAFFLGVTPMMHDFWTLDDPEQAQQERLNFLKNAGLLGAALIVLGIARRSQ, encoded by the coding sequence ATGCGTCCCACCACTCGCCAGCAGTCGATCACCAATCGACCGCAAGTCTCGAATCTCCTCGAAGATACCGACGAGCAGCCGGAGCCGGACCGGATCGAGAAATCGCCGGCCGTCCGACTCGGCCGCCTGCTCTACGGCGGCGTCCTCGGGACGATGGCGGTCGACGGCCTCCGAAACGCGGACGCGCGAGCCGAGTACGCCGACGCGAAGGGCGTCCCGGTGCCCTGGCTGGCGAACGTCTACGCGCACCTTTTGCTCCTGACGGGGGCCGTCGGAATCGCGCTGTGGCGCTCGCCGCGCGCCGCCGCGACAGCGGTCGTCGCCTTCTTCCTCGGCGTCACGCCGATGATGCACGACTTCTGGACTCTCGACGACCCCGAGCAGGCCCAGCAGGAACGGCTCAACTTCCTCAAGAACGCCGGCCTCCTCGGGGCCGCGCTGATCGTTCTCGGGATCGCGCGCCGGTCCCAGTGA
- a CDS encoding type 1 glutamine amidotransferase domain-containing protein: protein MPSALFVVSEHGYWGEECVEPLTALSDAGVEIAVATPTGGQPKVDERSVDPDEVGEDLAERVRDVAKHDDRLNDPVPLADADADDYDAVFFPGGHGTEWDITHDHHARDLLRTAVEGEDGTALVVCHAVGLLAFTRDEDGAFLAAGRTVTGFPNAWEEGIVDERDLLPDGRKLPYWVEDEVRAVGAEWDAELDAETSVQVDGDLVTGRGPESSRAAAETLLDELGVER from the coding sequence ATGCCGTCAGCACTGTTCGTCGTCAGCGAGCACGGCTACTGGGGAGAGGAGTGCGTCGAACCGCTCACCGCACTCTCGGACGCGGGCGTCGAAATCGCGGTCGCCACGCCGACCGGCGGGCAGCCGAAGGTCGACGAGCGATCGGTCGACCCGGACGAGGTCGGGGAGGACCTGGCCGAGCGCGTCCGCGACGTCGCAAAGCACGACGACCGATTGAACGATCCCGTTCCGCTGGCCGACGCGGACGCCGACGACTACGACGCGGTGTTCTTCCCGGGCGGGCACGGCACCGAGTGGGACATCACGCACGACCACCACGCCCGCGATCTCCTGCGGACGGCCGTCGAGGGCGAGGACGGCACCGCCCTCGTCGTCTGTCACGCCGTCGGCCTGCTGGCGTTCACCCGCGACGAAGACGGCGCGTTCCTCGCCGCGGGCCGGACCGTCACGGGGTTTCCGAACGCCTGGGAGGAAGGGATCGTCGACGAGCGCGACCTGCTGCCCGACGGCCGAAAGTTACCCTACTGGGTCGAGGACGAGGTCCGCGCGGTCGGGGCGGAGTGGGACGCCGAACTCGACGCCGAGACCTCCGTCCAGGTCGACGGCGACCTCGTCACCGGCCGCGGCCCGGAGTCCTCCCGCGCCGCGGCCGAGACCCTGCTCGACGAACTCGGCGTCGAGCGGTGA
- a CDS encoding PAS domain S-box protein → MHDDAGIAPDAASRADASCSVLYVGAASALTDALAETDDLHVERPADPEAAVDAVRADPDGVDCVVTEYDLPGVTGIELLERVRAIEPGLPVVLVAADGSEAVASEAISAGVDDYVPKRGTAEGARTLRSSVENAIDRRRAERERERHLTAIETAAEGISILDADGRFRYVNEAYARLYGYEPDELVGESWERLYRPEDASRVREEILPTVYETGRWSGYTTGLRADGSTFVEDHDLAVTADDTLVCTVRDVDARRAEGAAVEERLLLDRALDLLPDIVYVLDPDGTLSWYNDRLPDATGYAPAELDAMSAVELFPPTERDRVRTAIETVRSTGSEVIETEIRTADGECVPYELTGDLVTDGGDPAAIVGVGRDISSHRERERTLRALNETSQELMGAETEQAVADRGVRAAQEVVGLAATAIHRYDEAADGLVPVAQTDPGASILADPPTLEAGESIAWRVYASGEPYATGDVSADPDAANPETPIESEVILPLGDHGVLIAASETPRAFDDEDVVLGEILAGSIEAAFDAVDRTAELAARERELADRNERLEEFASVVSHDLRNPLQVARGHLDRISASADRADALEQATEALDHMDALVDDLLTLSRQGESIGDREPVVLDHLALQCWRTIDAAAATLRRESERAVMADRRRLRQLLENLLANAVVHGGPDVTVTVGARPGGFYVADDGPGIPPDERATIFETGYTTADDGTGFGLGIVTRVAEAHGWSVEVGESEDGGARFDVTGVEIVG, encoded by the coding sequence ATGCACGACGACGCGGGGATCGCGCCGGACGCGGCGTCGCGAGCGGACGCGAGCTGCTCGGTACTGTACGTCGGCGCCGCCTCGGCGCTCACCGATGCGCTGGCCGAAACCGACGACCTGCACGTCGAACGACCGGCCGACCCGGAGGCGGCCGTCGACGCGGTTCGGGCCGATCCGGACGGCGTCGACTGCGTCGTCACCGAGTACGATCTGCCGGGGGTGACCGGCATCGAGCTGCTCGAACGCGTGCGCGCTATCGAGCCGGGGCTACCGGTCGTCCTCGTCGCGGCCGACGGCTCGGAGGCGGTGGCGAGCGAGGCCATCTCCGCGGGCGTCGACGATTACGTACCGAAACGCGGGACCGCCGAAGGCGCCCGCACGCTCCGCTCCAGCGTCGAGAACGCGATCGACCGTCGCCGGGCCGAACGCGAGCGCGAGCGTCACCTCACCGCGATCGAGACCGCCGCGGAGGGGATCAGCATCCTCGACGCGGACGGCCGATTTCGGTACGTCAACGAGGCCTACGCCCGCCTCTACGGCTACGAGCCGGACGAGCTCGTCGGCGAGTCCTGGGAGCGCCTCTACCGGCCCGAGGACGCCTCGCGGGTTCGCGAGGAGATCCTGCCGACGGTCTACGAGACGGGGCGCTGGAGCGGCTACACGACCGGCCTCCGGGCCGACGGTTCGACGTTCGTCGAGGATCACGACCTCGCGGTGACCGCCGACGACACGCTCGTCTGCACCGTCCGGGACGTCGACGCCCGCCGCGCCGAGGGGGCCGCGGTCGAGGAGCGACTCCTGCTCGATCGCGCGCTCGACCTCCTGCCCGACATCGTCTACGTCCTCGACCCCGACGGGACGCTATCGTGGTACAACGACCGCCTGCCCGACGCGACCGGGTATGCGCCCGCGGAACTCGATGCGATGTCGGCCGTCGAACTGTTCCCGCCGACCGAGCGCGATCGCGTTCGGACGGCGATCGAGACGGTTCGTTCGACCGGCAGCGAGGTGATCGAGACCGAGATACGGACCGCAGACGGCGAGTGCGTGCCGTACGAACTCACCGGCGACCTGGTCACCGATGGCGGCGACCCCGCCGCGATCGTCGGGGTCGGCCGCGACATCTCCTCGCACCGCGAGCGCGAGCGAACGCTGCGGGCGCTCAACGAGACGTCCCAGGAGTTGATGGGCGCCGAGACGGAGCAGGCCGTCGCCGATCGCGGCGTCAGGGCCGCACAGGAGGTGGTGGGGCTGGCGGCGACGGCGATTCACCGGTACGACGAGGCGGCCGACGGCCTCGTCCCGGTGGCCCAGACCGACCCGGGTGCGAGCATCCTCGCGGACCCGCCGACGCTCGAAGCGGGCGAGAGCATCGCCTGGCGCGTCTACGCGTCGGGCGAGCCCTACGCCACCGGCGACGTCAGCGCCGATCCGGACGCGGCCAACCCCGAGACGCCGATCGAGAGCGAGGTCATCCTGCCGCTCGGCGACCACGGCGTGCTCATCGCCGCCTCGGAGACGCCCCGCGCGTTCGACGACGAGGACGTCGTTCTCGGGGAGATCCTCGCCGGCTCGATCGAGGCGGCGTTCGACGCCGTCGATCGGACCGCGGAACTGGCCGCGCGCGAGCGGGAGCTGGCCGACCGCAACGAGCGCCTCGAGGAGTTCGCGTCGGTCGTCTCTCACGACCTCCGGAACCCGCTCCAGGTGGCTCGCGGCCACCTCGATCGCATTTCGGCGTCGGCGGACCGCGCCGACGCCCTCGAGCAGGCGACCGAGGCGCTCGACCACATGGACGCCTTGGTGGACGATCTGCTGACGCTCTCCCGGCAGGGGGAGTCGATCGGCGACCGCGAACCGGTCGTCCTCGATCACCTCGCCCTGCAGTGCTGGCGCACGATCGACGCGGCGGCGGCGACGCTGCGCCGCGAGAGCGAGCGCGCGGTCATGGCGGACCGGAGACGGCTTCGACAGCTCCTCGAGAACTTGCTCGCGAACGCGGTCGTCCACGGCGGTCCGGACGTCACGGTGACCGTCGGCGCTCGCCCGGGCGGCTTCTACGTCGCCGACGACGGACCGGGCATCCCGCCCGACGAGCGAGCGACGATCTTCGAGACCGGCTACACGACGGCCGACGACGGCACCGGCTTCGGCCTGGGAATCGTGACGCGAGTCGCCGAGGCCCACGGCTGGTCGGTCGAGGTCGGCGAGAGCGAGGACGGCGGCGCCAGGTTCGACGTGACGGGCGTCGAGATCGTGGGGTGA
- a CDS encoding antibiotic biosynthesis monooxygenase family protein: MIVVSNRVQVPADRVDAFVDRLRTNHGIEERAGFRELRLLAPVDAEGYVTQTVWESREAYESWRDSVDFDRAHGDADAESAFEAPNEVEIHEVVAERGPAEPANASTDG; encoded by the coding sequence ATGATCGTCGTCTCGAACCGCGTGCAGGTTCCGGCCGACCGCGTCGACGCGTTCGTCGATCGACTACGGACGAATCACGGCATCGAAGAGCGAGCCGGGTTTCGCGAGTTGCGGCTCCTCGCACCCGTCGACGCCGAGGGGTACGTCACCCAGACGGTCTGGGAGTCGCGCGAAGCGTACGAATCCTGGCGCGACAGCGTCGACTTCGATCGCGCCCACGGCGACGCGGACGCCGAGAGCGCGTTCGAGGCGCCCAACGAGGTCGAGATTCACGAGGTCGTCGCGGAGCGCGGGCCGGCCGAGCCCGCAAACGCGTCGACCGACGGCTGA
- a CDS encoding metal-dependent transcriptional regulator, which translates to MEADTRAPGRTDRPAAIDSVGRREARYLYAIADESTGRDGRVTTGDLRAAVGVTPASASQMLSKLGERGLLDREKYRGVRLTERGEAVAARVAWRVCVVSSYFESALEDDLDDERTFDLAVALPPAGLDTLRDRVETDCPGVCPEADTDGGEACPAC; encoded by the coding sequence ATGGAAGCCGATACGCGCGCACCCGGGAGGACGGATCGGCCGGCCGCGATCGACTCGGTCGGGCGGCGCGAGGCGCGATACCTCTACGCCATCGCGGACGAATCGACGGGGCGAGACGGCCGGGTCACGACCGGCGACCTCCGGGCCGCGGTCGGGGTGACGCCGGCCAGCGCGTCACAGATGCTGTCGAAGCTGGGCGAGCGCGGCCTCCTCGACCGCGAGAAGTACCGGGGCGTCCGGCTGACCGAGCGGGGCGAGGCCGTCGCCGCGCGGGTCGCGTGGCGCGTCTGCGTCGTCTCGTCGTACTTCGAGTCGGCGCTCGAGGACGACCTCGACGACGAGCGGACCTTCGACCTCGCGGTCGCGCTGCCGCCCGCGGGACTCGATACCCTCCGCGACCGGGTCGAGACGGATTGTCCCGGCGTCTGTCCGGAGGCCGATACGGACGGCGGCGAGGCGTGTCCGGCCTGTTGA
- a CDS encoding redoxin domain-containing protein: protein MLESGDVAPTFDATRGTSEHESFALEDRLGDGPVVLAFFPGAFTPPCTNEMVALQERLADFRGAGATVLGVSADSPFCQGAFREEHGIEFDLVSDTAGEAIRAYGLEIDIADLGLHGVANRAVFVLEGDGTVAYTWVADDPTTEPPYEDVLEAVRGA, encoded by the coding sequence ATGCTCGAATCAGGAGACGTTGCGCCGACGTTCGACGCGACGCGCGGCACGAGCGAGCACGAATCGTTCGCCCTCGAGGACCGACTCGGTGACGGGCCGGTCGTCCTGGCGTTCTTCCCGGGCGCGTTCACGCCTCCGTGCACGAACGAGATGGTCGCCCTGCAAGAGCGCCTGGCCGACTTCCGCGGCGCCGGAGCGACCGTCCTCGGGGTCAGCGCCGACTCGCCGTTCTGCCAGGGCGCGTTCCGCGAGGAGCACGGGATCGAGTTCGACCTCGTCAGCGACACGGCCGGCGAGGCCATCCGGGCGTACGGCCTCGAAATCGACATCGCTGACCTCGGCCTCCACGGCGTCGCGAACCGGGCGGTGTTCGTCCTGGAGGGTGACGGAACGGTCGCCTACACCTGGGTCGCCGACGACCCGACGACCGAACCGCCCTACGAGGACGTCCTCGAGGCGGTCAGGGGCGCGTAG
- a CDS encoding DUF5518 domain-containing protein: MGETSGRRSDGERATDGRRFPAIVDWILGGLIVLAGLFAVAGGIALAAFVDRAAIVDGVESGEVTVMLGTEELSPADSVAVTEAVVRWTELGLVVTGAALVVAGVAFVVLRRRAHNRATGADPADSDATAAVIGAVATALFSFAAPVAPVIGGAVAGHLVHDDSGRSIGVGALAGLLPALAIAIPSGFVLAGLVDGLLAVGEGGWASLLAVVLVLTVLFVAVVSAALGAVGGYVGGRLAA, translated from the coding sequence ATGGGCGAAACCTCGGGTCGGCGATCGGACGGCGAACGGGCGACTGACGGGCGGCGATTTCCCGCGATCGTCGACTGGATTCTGGGCGGGTTGATCGTCCTCGCCGGGTTGTTCGCGGTCGCAGGCGGGATCGCGCTGGCCGCGTTCGTCGATCGTGCGGCCATCGTCGACGGCGTCGAATCGGGGGAGGTGACGGTGATGCTGGGGACGGAGGAGCTCTCGCCGGCCGACTCGGTCGCGGTGACCGAGGCCGTGGTTCGGTGGACGGAACTCGGACTCGTCGTCACCGGCGCTGCACTCGTCGTCGCCGGCGTGGCGTTCGTCGTGCTGCGGCGGCGCGCTCACAACCGGGCGACGGGAGCGGATCCAGCGGATTCCGACGCCACGGCGGCCGTCATCGGCGCGGTCGCGACCGCCCTGTTCTCCTTTGCGGCTCCGGTGGCACCGGTGATCGGCGGCGCGGTCGCCGGTCACCTGGTACACGACGACTCCGGCCGGTCGATCGGCGTCGGCGCCCTCGCCGGCCTCCTCCCGGCGCTCGCGATCGCGATTCCGTCGGGATTCGTCCTGGCGGGCCTCGTCGACGGCTTGCTCGCCGTCGGCGAAGGCGGCTGGGCCTCGCTGCTCGCCGTCGTGCTGGTGCTGACGGTGCTGTTCGTGGCCGTGGTGAGCGCCGCCCTGGGCGCCGTCGGCGGCTACGTCGGCGGTCGACTGGCGGCGTGA